GGTCTTCAGCTCCATCCTTCTGGAGGGTCTGCCACAGGCTGAGCTCATGGTGAGATGGACATCAGCACTCACTGGTGTGAAAACATCTGAGAGGTTTCTATTTCACAGTTTAAATTTCTTCATCGATGTACTTTACAGCTGGAAATGTGCAGAAGGCATCTCAGTGTCCAGAACATTACCTAAAGTCACCCATAAAAATATACGATTAGTTCTCAAACCTTAGATTTAACAACACTGTTTTAGAAAGAGAATATATGTCCCAAATGACCAAGTAAATGATTTATTGCATGAAATATCATCCTCTGATTTGTTGTATAAAGTCATCATGAGCCTTAATTTATCTCCAAATCctaaaatgttgcttttatttttgaaaaccgGTGTTCTGTCCAGTCAACATACATTGTCAGATCAAACCCACAGCTACATCTGTCTACAAGCATGCCCTGTTagaccatatatatatatatatatatatatatatatatatatatatatatatatactggcttttattttgaaagtactGTCTGGATAGCTGGTGTCATTCAATATAAGAAGTGTTGGCGATACAAACCTAGATCATTTTAACTAATAAAACTAGCCCAAAACTATTCTACATTAGTAACTTGTAAACTTGATAAATCCTCAAATAGTCACTTTTgtctattttcattttattgttatatttaaaaaaagaattaaagaactatttatcatttattttgctTATGAACCCTATTAAACCATGTTAATTTTGGTTGAATTATGGTTTTGTCATTACAGCCTCAATATTGTAGTAAAGGTAGAGTAGTGGAGCATTGATATCAACAACAATAAATataattgttcttttttttacacattattaGATAAAATTATTAGAATTTAATGTTTCTTTCGTTCAAAACCAGCAACAATGGGAATCTGTTAATAAAAATCGCTTTGATAGAGACTGTAATATTAACTGTTACATTATCATGTcaataagtaataaaaatgaCAATATGCACCCTAAAACCGTCTCTAAGGGACGGTTTTCAGCTTGTCATGTTAACAGTTCGTTTTTATTGGTCacgtaaacattttatttaaaatgttttgaatggaACAGCTGCTCATTGAACTAATTGAATattgacttttgtttttggtcATGCCATCTCAAATTATACCAGTTATAACAATTTAAATCCGTTTTAGACATGACCAACACTGTATTCATCTTATTTTACatgatgtgtgtgtatatatatatatatatatatataatttatgatCTCTCATTATGTCACAACCTTTGTTTTTTAGCTGCAATCATTTTATCCACATCTTACAAAAGGAATATACCAGCATATCATTACATAAACGGTATACTATTTAACCCAATTATGCaataaggaaaaatatgatttatGATTAAGACCCATTATGTTTTAtcctaaatagtttttttaggaTAGTCTATAaggtaatttaaataaaacaaagtagtaTTCTGTCTAAGTGattaatatttaactttttatgttaaaaattgCCCCCTGACTGCTTTAAAACGACTAACGACAGATAGCATTCTTAAAAGCTCCTTCTGAAACCATTTCTGATAAATGTTAGACATCTGAAGTACTTCATGCCTCTTCTTCACCTCCACCTCTACCACCAGTTAAAGTGTCAGAGGCAGTGGATTTTGTTTTCCGTACGGTAACTATAGGGTGAAGCATATTTGTTTAATGGGATTCATATGTTTATTGTCTGTTTGTCACGATCTACTTGGGCCTTTTTTGGCAGTTTTtggctaaaaaataaaaatagacttGCAGAGACGCTGCAAAATAAAGCAATTAATACTCAGTTGTGATCCCTCCAAAAATTTCAAGTGTTCGATTCACATAAGTTAATGCTGTTATTTAACTTCTTCAATTCTCTCATGCAGAAACTCTCATTTGGGAAGATCGGCTTCAGCAAGGCCATGTCCAACAAGTGGATCCGTGTGGACAAGTCCTATGAGGGAGGCCCCAGGATATTCCGAACTGTATGCACTTCTGTTTACCAACGGCCGTTTTAGGCTCATATGATGCACCACCCTGTTCTGTGTTGAGATGATTGTGTGGCTACGCTTGGCCCTCAGGTGGAGAGCATAGAAGACCAGGTCAGAGAGAAGCTTCTCCTAGTAAAACAGGGCAACGCCGCTCAGCTCGACAAGAAGGAGAAGAACGAGCTGAAGAAGAGAAAACTCCTGGCTGAAGTGTAGGTCTTCAAACTTCTATGTAGCAGTGATTATTGAGTACATTTCTCTGACAGTAGGTGGCAGCAGAAGGTTTGCTGTTGGTTGGTCTTATCCTTCCATCATTTGAACAGAGATGCAGTTTTTCTGTTGCCGTTTCTCTTTTCTTAAAAAGTATCAAGTGGTCTGAAACTGTCTAATGTATTGTACAATTTACCGGCATTATTCTCATGCTTGTAGCTCATGAAAGCAGCTGATGTGTAACTTCAGACAGTTGGCTGTTTTCAGTGGATTATCTAGCTAGCATTATGTAAAAGAACCCAAGATTATTCAGTTTAGCTTGGATGGGAACATTTGGATTTCGATGTTTGGATGACAAAAATATGCTGTGGATTTATACCAATTTATGTTTTCACTCAAAATCCTCTTACCCAAGAAGCCGTGTCCCTCTGAGTGGTAGATAAAACACACATGTGCAGAGCAGATCTAAGCGTCTCTCATTTTATCCTCTCAGAACATTTTCCCCATTGAGCACAGCAAGCAGGGTTTTGCAGCAGTGTTTAGATCCTTTTTTAACTTCAAACCGACCTCTAGATACGAAGTTATTTCTCATGTTCTTTAAgttgaagaaagaaaacattgttgGCAGCAAATTTACAGAGCCAGCCACATTTATTATCATCCCGAGTAAAGCCTTTAGGTAAATGCATCTTTTATGGTAGTTATATATTCTCACACTGaagattttaaagaaattttacCTTCAGCTTGAGTGCATTTAGAAACGGCTTGGGAAAAAACAATTTTTGGGAGCCCTTACAatcccttttaaaataaatggtaCTGCaggactttttaaaaatgaacattttccTTTTGGGATATGAATATGAGATGACGCCGGTTGTTTGAGCTGCTGACTGCTTGGCTGGACGAGGAACCATTGATGTTGTCAACATGTGCACACAGTGAGCAGGTTGGTAAGGGGGATCTTACTGAAACCCTCAGCAATGTGGGCCATCTTGGAGTCATCAAGTTTCCATAGCAACCACCAGACATGGTAGTTTGGTAGTGACTTCAGGAAAAAGCTAtttccatccaaccatcatgAATGTAAAAGTGAAGTTTGCTGAAGTCTTCTGGAACCAACTGGAACCATGTGCTTTGTTGTTTAAAGATCTCAGTCTTGGTGAGAGATGATCAAACACCTCATGGTGtgaaagaacagatcaatgtGTGGAAAAGTAccgtttttttctcactgttggGTATGGTAGAggatctgtaatgctgtgggcctggGATTGTTGTAAAAGTCTATGTGATCATGAACTCTTTTAAATCTCAGGAGATTTTCTGCCAGTAAGGTGGTGTATCCACGTCTTAAACAAGAAATATACCGATTAATTATCAAATACATTGTCTGGTTTATCAGACTATTCCAACCTGGATGGAATGCTTTTAACCAGATTCACAAGATTTCACTGGAGGCAtactcaaaatgtttaaaatatcaatatattCCTGCTGCAGAAGGTTTTTCAAGCATTTTACTCTTTGTTTTAGTAATACAAGTTGTATTGACTGAAATGATTTTAAACCTACCCGAAACTACATAAGCTTGCTCCTTGCTTTAATGGTTGTGTGAAATCAgtttattcctttattttttttagcactgTTAAGTCCTATTGGATTGCAAAGGGAAGCTCCTTCAGCACCACCATAACCAAACAGGAGGCCGAGCTCACCCCTGAGATGATTGCCACGTGAGTCTTTGACCTTGGTTACCAATAGGTTGAACATCTAAATGAACATGGCGTCCTGTCCGACCCGCTTTGTCAGCCAGTGACAGTGTGCAGGCTTTCAGGCGGAGGACGCAGAGGAACATCTGCTCAAACATGGGGACAAGTCCAGAGTTAAGGACTTGGTCCTAAAGGCAGAGCAGGACAAACTGATGGCATttttatgcatgtttttaaactgttcaTTAGAATCAAAATTctccagggttcctacacagccTAAAAGAGAGAACCCTGGACTTTGTTTTTTACCAGGTAtgaataagtatggaaaaaggtaagaaaaggaaaaattataGATTTCTAGATTTTGTTCCCTATCCCATGGTCTATAAGTTCCACCCATCCTTCTATCCGTCCatatttgtctgtctgtctgtgtccaACCTTTTTTCCACATCTATACATACATGTCATCCATCAGTCatttatccatctatctattcatctgtccatagtcatccatccatgcttcattttatccatccatcatctattcATCAATTAGTTTAATTGTCCATCCTTCCATCTTCCCGCGTCCGTTTATCCAACCATTTATTTGTCCATCCTTCCATTTGTTCCTCTATCCGTGTATctatccatccagccatccctCTTCCTGCCTGactctttttttcccccagctTCAATATTTAAACCCTGAATCAACAGGTTTCCATTGAGCTTTTGTATTTAATTGGTAAAATTTGGGATTTTGACAGGAATAAATTCAGGCTCTCACTGAGCAGGAAGTAAGAAGTACTCTCATCACATTGGCTTGAAAATATTCTAGAGGGGATTTTGCTAAAAGCAGCATCCAGATGTGCTGTGTTCCCATAGCCCAAAATTCAGATTGATGTTGCCCTTTACATAGATTTGATGCTTTTACTCATCTTGGCTGCAGATGATAAAATCCTAGATGAATAGGCTGAAGCTTTATATCCCTGTTACCTGATGTGGGAGGGGGGTAGGATTGGTAAACTACCGTGATCCTGTTTGATCCGTTTTGTTGGGTTGTAGTGGCAGCTGGAAGGAGAAGAAGTTTAAGCCATACAATTTTGAGGCCATGGGCGTGGCCCCGAACTGCGGCCACCTGCACCCTCTCATGAAGGTGCGAACACAGTTCAGGCAGATCTTCCTGGAGATGGGGTGAGAATCTGTTAAGCACTGAATTCGAGAAACATCTATATTTAACTGCCATTAAAAACAAGCAACGGGAGTCTCTTCTTCCCGTAGTTTCTCTGAGATGCCGACAAACAACTTCATAGAAAGTTCCTTCTGGAATTTTGACTCTCTGTACCAGCCTCAGCAGCACCCGGCCAGAGACCAGCACGACACCTTCTTCTTGTCCGGTAAGTTTCACTCACAAACCCTTTACAGTGCTTCCCTAATCAGTGGCGAGCAGTGACTCAGAACGTCCCATTTCAGACCCGGCGCTCGCTCATGAGTTCCCACTGGAATACCTGGAGAGAGTGAAGAAGGTCCACTCAGAGGGAGGCTATGGCTCACAAGGGTGAGGCATGGTTACTAACTAACCAGCATGACATTGTTTGCACTTCTGCAACAGATCTGGGTCAACACAAGGCTGCGTTTCAGGTACAAATACAACTGGAAGATAGAGGAGGCTCAGAAGAACATCCTCCGGACTCACACTACGGCTGTCAGCGCACGCATGTTGTATAAGCTGGCACAGCAGGTGAGCAGCACATACAACCACTGAAGATGTAATGGAAAGGAGCCTTGTCTCTTTGGGATGATGACTCATACCCACAGTTACTAAGGAATTAGGCCTACAGTCTGAATGCCTTATAGTTATCAGAGCtgtgttaattttatttctttttaaacggAAATTAACAAAATAGACAGAAATGGAATATGGCATGAAAGATGAGAATGTAAGTTTTCACTTAAAGCAAGAAGCCTTGTGTATGACAAGAGACATGTTGGAGCTGAATTTGGATGGATAAATCAGGCTGTCATTAAGCTAACATGTAGTTGACCACAAGGCTACTAAAAATGTATAGACTATGCCTAAATCCCAGGTCTGTGGCAGGAAACCAACCTGTTTAAATAAACTACTGATTCTGCTAAGAAGAGTAGCCAGAAATATGTCCTAATGTGTAAACATTTGCTAAAATTTTCTGCAGCTTACAAATAATACTTATAAACAGCACATCTCTCCCTGCAGGACCTAGCTCAGTTTAAAACTTGGTATTTAGACGTTAAATGTGATTCCTTACTTATAAACCGTTCTTGTACccagtttctttaaaaagaaatcaaggGCAACCAGACTCTTAATTATTATCATTGTGTTATTATTATAACCCATGATGCTCCTCTCATGCTCCAGGAAAAGTTCACCCCTGTCAAGTATTTCTCCATCGACCGGGTGTTCAGGAACGAGACCCTGGATGCCACCCATCTAGCAGAGTTTCACCAGATAGAGGGGGTGGTCGTCGACAAGGATCTGACACTGGGGCACCTCATGGGGGTCCTCCACCAGTTCTTCACCAAACTAGGTATGGATTTACAAAGAACACAGAGTGAGAGTTGGGATTGAATTTTggtctgcattttattttactaaatggaCAGCATTGATATCTCTGGAAACTGCAGTGTTGAAGTAATGTGTACTTTTCCTCTTgttgtgtgtggttgtgtgtctttttttgtttttgttttgacatcTTGTCACATAAATGATCCCTGTTATGTTTCTGTCAGGAATAACCAAGCTACGCTTCAAGCCAGCCTACAACCCTTACACAGAGCCCAGTATGGAAGTGTTCAGCTACCATGAAGGTAAACTAGAGCTCTGTATAATCACCTCCAGCTTTAACATTCAGCCGACATCCATCTGTAGCCTATATGAGCAACATTTAGTCAGTGTTTACAGGTTTGCTTGATTGGGGCTAATTGTTGATAGAAAtggaaaaatttgaattttctcATTTCCTCTGTGAGACAGTTTAAACGACTTCATGAGCTTAGGCTTGATGCTAAGTTTCAAAATACTCAATTTTAAGGTATTTCATTAATGATCTAccagaaaacactttttgtcATTGTCATTTCTgcagtatgtttttattttttttatttttacatttatttcatgacATTTTGTCTTAAGCATCTGTCTTTCTGTTGATTCAGGACTGAAAAAGTGGGTAGAAGTGGGAAACTCTGGGGTCTTCAGACCAGAGATGCTCCTACCCATGGGTCTCCCTGAGGACGTGTCGGTAATTGCCTGGGGCCTTTCTCTGGAGAGGTGAGCATGCACATTAAACACAAGAACTTGTTGCACATAGCAGAATGCAAGCTGATTAAATCTGTGTGATTCAGTCTGTCTGTGCGTCACAGAAGATTGTCCGTTGTTCCGGATGGTTTCCCTAAACAATGTTGTGTCGATGCTTTAGGTCAGGTCATGTTAAATCACGACATCCAGTTGGGGATTTAAAGAACACGAAAatacttatttctttttttttttacatgccacagttttttttcttttaaatttctgaacgacAAATTTTTATTATTCCTGCTACTCTTgatgtcatttttccttggAAGTGTAACGCTCCTCAGTGACAGAATGTGTAAAAATGTTACCAATGCTCCACAAACATTTCCATCAGGGTCCAGGTCCgggccattccagaagctttaATGTCCAACTTCTTTATCTATTCCAGTTTTACTGTGCGGTTGTGTCCACATTCAACCATCTGATGCAAACTGAAAGCCTGGGCTGGGATGttcaagaacaaaaaacaaagcaggctAATATTGATCTGGGACCACTGTGTTTAAAGGCTGGTTCTGTCCCTGAAAACATACCAGATCTGCCGGTTCTGATGGGAGGAAAAAGTCAAATATCCAGTCAGAATTATGGCAGAGCCTCGTCGATATGAACATCTGTGTTGTTTCCCTGCAAAGCACATTTGAACAAATATTAGTGAAGATGTATTTATAACTGTAAATTGATTGGAGTTATTATGAGGTCCTGGAAGATTGCACAGTCTTCAAGGGTTCCaattagaaggaagaaaaagtgCTACAATGAAAGCAACAGGTTAACCAATCTTATTTCATTTTGGTTCTTGCagaacagtttttgtttgtattgttcATGTGCTACAACCCCTGAACTTGTGTGTGTGAAAACCCTGATGACTAGAGCCAAAGAATCGGTCTCAGTTTACCTGGTAGATGACCAGGGTCATGGGTTTGTTAAGTGTGACCTTTGACTTTAACCTTAATGCTTTAACCAACAACCTTTGTGTTGAAGTCCTCCTTCGATGCAGACACCAGCTGGTAGCGTTTTCTTTTTGCTCACTCAGCCGTCTCCTCTGATCCGCAGGCCCACAATGATCAAATACGGCATCAACAACATCAGAGAACTGGTGGGACACAAGGTGAACCTGCAGATGGTCTATGACAGCCCGATATGTCGACTGGACTCCTGAGTTTCAACCTATCTGTTCAAATTCCTCATTCTTCGAGTGGACTCGTTTTATCCAAACCTAACCCTAACATTTCCACTGCGGGACGTAGACGGCCTTCCACCCACTGGGCactcctagtcaaagtctgaacgGAGATGTTGGAAAGAGGATTCTGTCTTTGAAATACTTGGGACTTTACCTCGCAGAAGTACCATAATAGTAGAGTCCTATCTTTTGTTACACATGGCAAACTCTTCATACCATCTTGGCCAAGGTATCTTGTACAGGAAAAAGGCAacgtttgaaatgcaggataaaataaagccttttctAGCAACGTATtgtctttgtcatttttaagtATGTTTAAGTTCTACATAGTTCTTCATACCTCTTTGACCTTTTCCCATTTTCACTTTACAGTATTTCAATACGCTCCGTTGgggttttatttgatagacccaCTCAAAGTAGCAGAAAATgtcaagtggaagaaaatggaGTTTTCATAATTccttacaaatataaatctgaaaagtacaTTATGCAGCATTTTTAGCTTCTGCCACAGATTCCCAATTGGATTTAGTTCTCGACTTTTACTAGGCcgttttaacaaataattgcATTCTTCTAAACCAGTCTTTAGGAGCTTTGGCTGTACGttttggaaggtgaaccttctgCTCCAATCTCATGACTTCCGCAGTCtctggcttgtggcaaactgtaaacaggtcttattttttccatttgtggagTACACATCTGAGAGTTATCATTTTATCACGCCCTCCCACCCGAGCTATGGTTTTCTGCAGCTCCCCCCAGTTACCATTGCCCTCTTGGCTgctcctctgattaatgctctattTTTGGCCTATCTATTTAAGTGTATTGACATGTCTTTTTCCCGGTGAGTTGTGTCTTTCAGCACATTTTCCTACATTACTTGGTTATGTCATCTTTCACTTCATCTTTCTGTCCCTTTTCTTCACAATAACTGTGAGGAAAAAAATGGAGCACTGAGTCTTGATTTCCAAGCTGCGTTCAGCTCATGCCATTTATTCATGTACATCCTTTACGTTGCTCATGAGTTCAGCCCTGGTTTTCTCAGTAAACCTTTACTGCAGGAGCTCCTTCAGGCTTATGAGAGACGAGTTGTGCATGAAAACCAGGCTGCCTGCCAGTattcaaaacaaagtagtgcataaatatGAGGttggaggaaaataaaaatctgtaaagtgtgatctgtattcagccccctttactctgatgccactaaatatccagtgcaaccacctgtgtaatttaatctcattat
The Girardinichthys multiradiatus isolate DD_20200921_A unplaced genomic scaffold, DD_fGirMul_XY1 scaffold_59, whole genome shotgun sequence genome window above contains:
- the LOC124865250 gene encoding phenylalanine--tRNA ligase alpha subunit-like, coding for MADTGVVETLLQRIEKVDGGVDSLGVAASLGVDHQVIIGAVKSLQALGDVISAELRSSKHWELTEEGTEIAEQGSHEARVFSSILLEGLPQAELMKLSFGKIGFSKAMSNKWIRVDKSYEGGPRIFRTVESIEDQVREKLLLVKQGNAAQLDKKEKNELKKRKLLAEVTVKSYWIAKGSSFSTTITKQEAELTPEMIATGSWKEKKFKPYNFEAMGVAPNCGHLHPLMKVRTQFRQIFLEMGFSEMPTNNFIESSFWNFDSLYQPQQHPARDQHDTFFLSDPALAHEFPLEYLERVKKVHSEGGYGSQGYKYNWKIEEAQKNILRTHTTAVSARMLYKLAQQEKFTPVKYFSIDRVFRNETLDATHLAEFHQIEGVVVDKDLTLGHLMGVLHQFFTKLGITKLRFKPAYNPYTEPSMEVFSYHEGLKKWVEVGNSGVFRPEMLLPMGLPEDVSVIAWGLSLERPTMIKYGINNIRELVGHKVNLQMVYDSPICRLDS